Proteins from a genomic interval of Lolium perenne isolate Kyuss_39 chromosome 1, Kyuss_2.0, whole genome shotgun sequence:
- the LOC127292701 gene encoding acyl-coenzyme A oxidase 4, peroxisomal — MGSLRGSGGGDAEERSEDGEKVGLPALEVALAFPQATPASLFPPAVSDYYQLDDLLTDEEKALRKKVRAITEKEIAPIMTEYWEKAEFPFHAIPKLATLGLTGLTMKGYGCPGLSITASAISIAEVSRVDASCSAFILVHSSLAMSTIALCGSEAQKQKYLPPLAQLKTVGCWALTEPDYGSDASSLRTSATKVPGGWHLDGQKRWIGNSTFADVLIILARNADTKQLNGFIVKKGAPGLRATKIQNKIGLRMVQNGDVLLNKVFVPEEDRLTGINSFQDISKVLAISRVLVAWQPIGISMGVYDMCHRYLQERKQFGALLAAFQLNQEKLVRMLGNIQAMLLVGWRLCKLYESGKMTPGHASLAKAWISSKSREVVSLGRELLGGNGILVDFLVAKAFCDMEPIFTYEGTYDINTLVTGREITGIASFKSAVLAKARL, encoded by the exons ATGGGGAGCTTACGAG GCAGCGGCGGCGGTGACGCAGAAGAAAGGAGCGAAGACGGAGAGAAGGTCGGGCTACCGGCTTTGGAAGTAGCGCTCGCGTTCCCGCAGGCCACGCCCGCGTCCCTGTTCCCTCCCGCCG TGTCGGACTACTACCAGCTTGATGATTTACTCACTGATGAAGAGAAGGCGCTTAGGAAGAAAGTCCGTGCTATTACGGAAAAAGAAATCGCACCCATTATGACCGAA TACTGGGAGAAAGCAGAATTTCCATTTCATGCCATTCCCAAACTAGCAACTCTTGGCTTAACCGGACTTACAATGAAG GGATATGGGTGCCCAGGGCTCTCAATTACAGCTAGTGCTATATCTATAGCAGAAGTTTCAAGGGTCGATGCAAGCTGCTCCGCATTTATTCTAGTCCACTCCTCTTTGGCAATGTCCACAATTG CCCTTTGTGGATCAGAGGCTCAAAAGCAGAAGTATTTACCACCATTAGCTCAGTTAAAAACTGTTGGTTGCTGG GCTTTAACAGAGCCCGATTACGGCAGTGATGCAAGCTCCTTGAGAACTTCAGCAACCAAG GTACCTGGCGGTTGGCATTTAGATGGCCAAAAGCGCTGGATAGGTAACAGCACCTTCGCAGATGTGCTCATAATTTTAGCTAGGAATGCAGACACAAAGCAACTAAATGG ATTCATTGTGAAGAAGGGAGCTCCTGGTTTGAGAGccacaaaaattcaaaacaaaattgGACTCAGAATGGTTCAGAATGGCGATGTTCTTCTGAACAAAGTATTTGTCCCGGAAGAAGACAGATTAACAGGCATCAATTCATTTCAGGATATAAGCAAG GTCCTCGCGATATCGCGTGTTCTGGTGGCATGGCAGCCAATTGGCATATCGATGGGCGTCTACGACATGTGCCATAG GTATTTGCAAGAAAGGAAACAGTTTGGAGCTCTACTTGCTGCCTTTCAGCTCAACCAAGAAAAACTTGTTCGGATGCTTGGTAACATCCAGGCAATGCTTCTTGTTGGCTGGCGCCTATGCAAGCTCTATGAGTCGGGTAAAATGACACCAGGCCATGCTAGTCTAGCGAAG GCATGGATATCGAGCAAGTCAAGGGAGGTAGTTTCTCTAGGTCGAGAGCTATTGGGCGGAAATGGAATCTTGGTTGATTTTCTGGTAGCAAAG GCGTTCTGTGATATGGAACCAATTTTCACGTATGAGGGTACCTACGACATCAACACCCTGGTTACTGGAAGAGAAATCACCGGGATTGCGAGCTTCAAATCCGCTGTGTTGGCAAAAGCTCGACTTTGA